A region of Paenibacillus sp. 37 DNA encodes the following proteins:
- a CDS encoding YndJ family transporter: MNSSLKQLIKSPAFPGGIITILIFYLDYFQFELVEKFLLFAAFVIVPLVISLLNHDEKSTYQRMMYAAMKWLQFPAALFTLASVMSNKMWGLGSTTIPGILSLGWLLFTLLLGIYGLTTIVISKGKAAEIAIGAGLVYFFIGGIWFTLYQYQVNLFQANPATHALSSVHFHFSSAIVPIFIGALGRIVTKKSWYPWVVAIDIIGPILIAIGMIFSKPIEYIGVTLFACNIVVYTAYLLTYLRKNALDIKATIFLGLSCLAFYTVVVISIFYPLLKSMYSLTILDFIPIYGSLYAFGFVLCGLIGWVFMVDFIKEKANQSAS, translated from the coding sequence ATGAATAGCTCCTTAAAGCAACTCATCAAATCACCCGCATTTCCCGGTGGAATCATAACCATTCTGATATTTTACCTGGATTACTTTCAATTCGAACTTGTTGAAAAATTTCTACTGTTTGCGGCTTTCGTCATTGTGCCTCTTGTGATTTCGCTTTTGAACCATGACGAAAAGAGTACATATCAACGAATGATGTATGCTGCTATGAAGTGGCTTCAATTTCCCGCTGCGCTTTTTACTCTAGCTTCGGTAATGAGTAATAAGATGTGGGGGTTAGGAAGTACGACAATCCCGGGGATTCTGTCCCTTGGGTGGCTACTGTTCACACTGTTGCTTGGCATCTATGGCTTGACTACTATTGTGATCTCTAAAGGAAAAGCAGCCGAAATAGCGATTGGCGCGGGGCTCGTTTATTTTTTTATCGGGGGCATTTGGTTTACCTTATATCAATATCAAGTAAACCTCTTCCAGGCTAATCCTGCAACGCATGCATTAAGCTCGGTTCACTTTCATTTTTCATCTGCGATCGTTCCAATTTTTATTGGTGCACTGGGACGCATCGTGACGAAGAAAAGCTGGTATCCTTGGGTTGTTGCCATCGATATCATCGGACCCATATTGATTGCTATTGGTATGATTTTCTCCAAGCCAATTGAATACATTGGTGTCACTTTGTTCGCCTGTAATATTGTGGTTTACACCGCTTATCTCCTTACTTACTTGAGAAAAAACGCTTTGGATATTAAGGCAACCATTTTTTTAGGCCTTTCTTGCCTAGCTTTCTACACGGTTGTTGTCATTTCCATCTTCTATCCGTTACTGAAAAGTATGTACTCCTTAACCATACTCGATTTCATTCCCATTTACGGATCTCTGTATGCGTTTGGCTTTGTCTTATGTGGACTAATTGGTTGGGTGTTTATGGTGGACTTCATTAAGGAAAAAGCTAACCAATCGGCTTCATAG
- a CDS encoding HEAT repeat domain-containing protein yields MTNNHDIGAVNELPENFEELKRAANRTSSWRDRLNAVNELGNWNTEPTIKLLQHVLKNDQVFQVREAAYLKLNQLDEDVQMPAKNKGELFKGTNKILLRIKKSLPEGHTFEEFKEKLQKTRLDLYDTYEGDKDAEFDSWLHGIWETLGRR; encoded by the coding sequence TTGACGAACAACCATGATATTGGAGCAGTTAACGAACTACCGGAGAACTTTGAAGAGCTCAAACGAGCGGCTAATCGGACGTCAAGCTGGAGAGACAGACTAAATGCGGTGAACGAATTGGGGAACTGGAATACAGAACCTACCATTAAGTTGCTGCAGCATGTTTTGAAAAATGACCAAGTGTTTCAAGTGCGCGAAGCCGCATATCTCAAGCTGAACCAGTTGGATGAAGATGTACAAATGCCTGCCAAAAACAAAGGTGAGCTGTTTAAAGGGACTAACAAAATTTTGCTGCGGATCAAAAAAAGCCTTCCTGAAGGTCACACATTTGAGGAATTCAAGGAAAAACTGCAAAAGACACGTCTGGATCTCTATGATACTTACGAGGGCGACAAAGATGCTGAGTTCGACTCCTGGCTCCATGGAATTTGGGAGACACTAGGTAGAAGATAG
- a CDS encoding aldehyde dehydrogenase family protein, which translates to MTIQADQETIIVEAFINGQNVKSLSQLAKENPANPTEIVGYFPVTTKEQAVEAIEAAAGAFKTWKQTSIDERIMMMRKAIEKIRAAENEIVHLLSREHGKPLYDAHGEIYVSLMWMEFACNEAKSALQEEIKEHENGKTILSYDPIGVVAAISPWNYPIALSTIKIAPALLAGNTIVLKPSPFAPLAAAKVAEIIASEFPAGVINVVHGDADVGVELTSNPLVTKIAFTGGTATAKHIIKAASETIKDMTLELGGNDAAIFLESFDVHDERAMRRIVISNFLTTGQICMIAKRVYVHRSIYNEFVETYIEAANRWIRIGDPFDSNTTVGPVNNLKQKNYVLGLVEDAQKRGAKVIPLGQILDQKLFDQGYYLQPTLVLGCDVHDPIVVEEQFGPTVPILPFDDEEQVIHLHNESIYGLTSSVWGKEEDAISVARQLEAGTTMINTAAVQGLDVRFPFGGFKQSGIGREYGAEGIRTYTEKHVINVPKTLDLPYIPE; encoded by the coding sequence ATGACGATCCAAGCAGACCAAGAGACAATTATCGTTGAAGCTTTCATTAATGGTCAGAATGTAAAATCCCTTTCGCAGTTAGCAAAAGAAAACCCGGCCAACCCAACCGAGATTGTAGGCTATTTCCCTGTTACTACGAAAGAACAAGCGGTTGAAGCGATTGAAGCGGCGGCAGGGGCTTTTAAAACATGGAAGCAGACCTCCATTGATGAACGCATTATGATGATGCGCAAGGCGATCGAGAAGATTAGAGCAGCTGAGAATGAAATTGTACATTTGCTGTCTAGAGAGCATGGCAAGCCCCTGTATGATGCACACGGCGAAATTTATGTTTCGTTAATGTGGATGGAATTTGCTTGTAATGAAGCTAAATCAGCTCTACAGGAAGAGATCAAAGAGCATGAGAACGGTAAAACGATTCTTTCCTATGATCCAATTGGTGTGGTGGCAGCAATTAGTCCATGGAACTATCCCATTGCTTTATCTACGATTAAGATCGCCCCTGCCTTACTTGCGGGCAACACGATTGTGCTTAAACCAAGCCCATTTGCGCCACTGGCGGCAGCGAAAGTCGCAGAGATTATTGCCAGTGAGTTCCCGGCTGGTGTAATCAATGTCGTTCATGGTGATGCCGATGTGGGCGTTGAACTGACTAGTAATCCTCTTGTTACTAAAATCGCTTTTACAGGTGGAACCGCGACAGCTAAGCATATTATTAAAGCGGCTTCGGAAACGATTAAGGATATGACGCTTGAGCTTGGTGGTAATGATGCGGCTATCTTCTTGGAGAGCTTTGATGTACATGATGAGCGAGCCATGCGACGGATTGTCATTTCTAATTTCTTAACAACAGGACAGATCTGTATGATCGCCAAACGTGTGTATGTACACCGTTCTATTTATAATGAGTTCGTGGAAACATATATAGAAGCGGCGAATCGTTGGATTCGAATTGGTGATCCCTTTGATTCAAATACGACGGTAGGCCCGGTTAATAACCTGAAGCAGAAGAATTACGTGCTTGGTTTGGTGGAAGATGCGCAAAAGCGCGGGGCTAAGGTCATCCCTCTCGGGCAAATTCTGGATCAGAAGCTGTTTGACCAAGGTTACTACCTACAACCTACGCTTGTTTTGGGTTGCGATGTTCATGACCCGATTGTCGTAGAGGAACAGTTTGGCCCTACGGTTCCGATTCTGCCATTTGACGATGAAGAGCAGGTTATTCATCTACACAATGAAAGCATATATGGATTGACGAGTTCTGTGTGGGGGAAAGAAGAGGATGCTATCTCCGTCGCACGTCAACTCGAAGCTGGAACGACCATGATCAATACCGCTGCTGTGCAGGGGCTCGACGTTCGGTTCCCTTTCGGTGGCTTCAAGCAATCGGGAATTGGCCGTGAATACGGCGCAGAAGGGATCCGCACGTATACAGAAAAACATGTCATCAACGTTCCGAAGACACTGGATCTTCCTTATATACCAGAATAA
- a CDS encoding 5-methyltetrahydropteroyltriglutamate--homocysteine S-methyltransferase: protein MIPFRNDHVGSFLRPANLSQAREQYKSGNITYEELRAIEDKEIIRIIEKQKENGVLAVTDGEFRRSWWHFDFLGGLDGVELYEQIDGPKFHNMQTRKGGIRVVGKVDFSSHPFVKDFEFLKKHAGDAVAKQTIPSPNMLLYRLENGANVYTDREQFLQDTIAAYQKAIQAFYDAGCRYLQLDDTAWADLFSDAGHDKLRAKGLEPAEELKTMQRMINESLSHKPANLVVTMHICRGNYKSNYFSTGGYDYASEVIFGGLNVDGLFLEFDDERSGGFEPLKYVNRKDLKIVLGLLTSKTGELEDKEQIKARIAEAATYVPLEQLCLSPQCGFSSTEEGNILTEEQQWRKLRYVKEIAEEVWN from the coding sequence ATGATACCATTTCGTAATGATCATGTAGGTAGCTTTCTACGCCCTGCAAACTTAAGTCAGGCACGTGAACAATATAAATCAGGCAACATCACATATGAAGAATTAAGAGCTATAGAAGATAAAGAGATTATTCGAATTATTGAAAAGCAAAAGGAAAATGGCGTATTGGCCGTTACGGATGGTGAATTCCGCAGAAGCTGGTGGCATTTTGATTTTCTGGGTGGCTTGGATGGCGTAGAGTTGTATGAGCAAATAGACGGACCAAAATTCCATAATATGCAAACTCGCAAGGGCGGGATTCGTGTTGTTGGTAAAGTTGATTTCTCGAGTCATCCCTTTGTTAAGGATTTTGAGTTTTTGAAAAAGCATGCAGGTGACGCAGTGGCGAAACAGACCATTCCAAGTCCAAACATGCTTCTATATCGATTGGAAAATGGCGCCAATGTCTATACGGACCGAGAACAATTCCTTCAGGATACAATTGCGGCGTATCAAAAAGCCATTCAAGCCTTCTATGATGCAGGATGTCGATACCTGCAATTAGATGATACCGCTTGGGCAGACCTATTCTCAGACGCTGGTCACGATAAGCTACGTGCTAAAGGTCTGGAACCGGCGGAAGAGTTGAAAACGATGCAACGTATGATTAATGAATCCTTGTCTCATAAACCGGCAAATTTAGTTGTGACGATGCACATTTGTCGTGGTAACTATAAATCGAACTATTTCTCAACGGGTGGTTATGATTACGCTTCTGAAGTTATCTTTGGAGGCTTAAACGTAGATGGATTATTTTTAGAATTTGATGATGAGCGCTCAGGTGGTTTCGAACCATTAAAATATGTAAATCGAAAAGATTTGAAAATCGTACTTGGTTTACTTACATCGAAAACAGGCGAGTTAGAGGATAAAGAACAAATTAAAGCCCGGATTGCAGAGGCGGCAACCTATGTACCACTTGAGCAACTTTGTTTGAGCCCACAATGTGGTTTCTCATCTACAGAAGAAGGCAACATTCTAACGGAAGAACAACAATGGCGTAAACTTCGTTATGTGAAGGAAATTGCAGAAGAAGTTTGGAATTAA